In Panicum virgatum strain AP13 chromosome 5K, P.virgatum_v5, whole genome shotgun sequence, the genomic window GAAAGAAGGAGATGAACAAGGCAGCAGAAAAATCTCTTCCGGTCGATGGGCTGTCGTGATGCGCAAATATCATCAATAAGCATATAGGTGCCACGCATGCAAACGTAACAAGTAGAACAATACTGGCTGTCTTGAACCCATTGGATGGAGCAAGGGTAATACAGGCCCCAAGAAATCCCACAATAGCGACCACTAAGCATCCAACGACCGGACGAATCATTGATTGCAGCTACAAAGAGTGAAAGAGAGCAATCAAGAAAACACGAATggagaaaaaaagagaccttttttgcaaaaacaaCGCCAATAAAGAGAAAACAAGGTCACCTACCTTGGCGTCCATGCGCTCAcgatcggcgacggcggcgacggcaggggctGCGCGATGCGGAACGAGGTGGCCGGCGCGAGGGCCTCCATCGCCGTGGAATGGATGAACACCACGGGCCTGCCCCCTCACAGGGCCTGCGTCGCCATGAAGGTGTTGGACACCACGGCGGACCTCGCGCCGACCGCCGCGCTGGGCATGCCCGCCGCCCTGACGAGCAGCCGCGATCCTCTCCAGCGGGCCCATGGTGATGGTGACCCTGCCACCTCCATCCATGAACACGTTGCCGTGCCCATGTACTCCGTGCCCACCAATggcttcgccgccgccatggttgGCCGTATCACCTtgagcgcccgcgccgccatggccgggaTGGAGAGCCGGGCGAGCGTCGCGCCTGCCGCCACGGGCAGCCTCGCCCAAGCCGCCGCGcagcgcctcctcgccgcccgcaCCGCTGACGAGCTGGCCGTCGCCGGCCTGCCTGATGATGGGGCCGATGCCGATGTCGAGGGTCACACTCCCAGCGAAGATGTTACCGTTGCCGCTCGGTTCTCCGCCAGCCTGGGACATTATTAGCTGGTGGATGTTGGAAACAGTGAGCGGCGGTAGAAACCAAGCGGCGGCGGTAGAATCGAAGCGGGCTAGTAGGACAGtaggagtatggcctcggctcCCACCGTGTGTCCTCTCAGACAAGACAAGACAAGACCTACGGAGCCACGCCCCCTCCACTCATGGGCAGTCTGCAGGCACAAGCAGGCACGAGAGTAGACCTGGGCATCctccgggccgggtcgggttcgggtcgggccaaaaaaaacccggtgttttttctatcggcccgtgcccgacccgacccggtggccgggccgtaaaattgagcccgcacccgacccgacagccagtcgggtcgggtcgggttcgggtcgggtcgggccggacctatgtaaaatgtcgggttccttcgggtttttcgggtttcgggtcaaaatttttagcccgtgcccggcccgtcagtcataccgggtcaaaaattttgacccgagcccgcccatcaaactcttcgggtcgggtcgggtcgggctattttcgggcgggttgggtcgggtccgtcgggtcgggcagcccatgcccaggtctacacGAGAGACCCCCCTCAAGTTTTTTCTCTTAAATAAAAACCCCTTGTACTTGTTTAGATGACTCTTTTAAAAATTTTGGAAGAGAATTTTTTTCGCatttaaatattaaatatagattaatcacaaaattaattataaaaatcgTCTGTAAAATAccagacgaatctaatgagaataattaatttatcattaaCACATATTTACTATAGTAATTATTATAGCAATTTAGTTTCTATTCACAgcctaattagatttattaaaTTCGTCTAACAATTTACAAgaaaactgtgtaattagttttttattttatctaaatttaatattttatgcatgtgATAGTTTcgaaatttcaaatttgaaattatgCAACTAAAGTTTGGTTtcaccgagcgccgccgcacactGCGTCCGTGCTCCGGCCGACTCGGAGCCTTGATCGAGACGGACTCATTCCCGTGTCCGCCGCGGCTATCGAGGCCCCCGCCCCGTATAAAATTTGCTAATGGGCTTCTTTTCAAGACGGGGTTTTCTAATTTAAGGGCGACCGCACGAAAAATTCCGTACTGTCAATTTTCGACCAATCATTATTTTCCTTTTTAGTAATATTTTTTCATTTTGTGAcgaaaaaatttcaaagaaaattttttaagggaaaatAGTTTGAGgggagaaaagggaaagaattTGATGACAAAAGTttgattcaaaaaaatttcagaatagttgaaaaaaattgaaggaaaagttttgcatccaaaaaaatttgtaaaaaaattgcatccaaaaatgaaaaaaagcaaaaaaaaaaagctaccgCGAACACGAcgaagctcgccgccgcctccgccaacAGCCCACCGTGGCCCTGCCACGCCGCTCGCCGTTAGGGGCGAAGTTCGCGGAGTCCCCCTCCCCTAGccagagctcgccgccgtcaGCGCCACCGGCCCCGCCGCGGCGTCTCCCTACGCAGTCCGCTGACGACCCgtcgcgccgcgcctcctcccctccccgccgccgccgccgcccgggggAGGTTCCCGCTGCTGCcacgcctcccctccccgccgccggtcaGCGCCGCGCTTTTCCCCGCTGCCGTGCCTTCTCCCGCCAGCTCGCCGCACGCGGCCTCCCATCCGCTGGCGCGCCACCGATGCGGGAGAGAGAGTAAGGGGAAGGGGAAACGGGAGGGAAGggtgggggagagagagggaggggaaggagaaggggaagggAGAGCCTAGGAGGAGAAGCTGcccataaagaaaaaaaaagagcaggAGAAGGAGCAGTGGTGGGAGCCAACCATGTACCAGTTGCAAGTCGATGGTGCGTTTCCATCGTCCCAATCGACCGTGGAATCAGGATTGGATTTCAAGATTTCGGTTTCTTCGCCTCTTCAGTTAATTCAAGTAAACAATGGTTAGAATCGAGTTAATCGAGTAAAATTCGATTAGTTACAAGCTGAGACCGAATTTGTGACCAAAATTTCAGTTTCGATATCTGTCATTTcagttcattttttttattgtggTTGATTATGCCTAGGCCTAGGAGATGTATCATGCAAGTCATATTGGGctcagggttttatttcccaaccggaaaccggttaccgccgcccttcggtaccggtttaccggaccggttaggccggtaaccggtggaaaccggttgaattcaaatccaaattcaaataaattcaaattttcccgagcaaccggttccgaccggtttaccggccggttttaccggtttaccggtcggtttgaccggtttgaaattcaaataatcccgtgcaaccggtttaccggccggtcttaccggtttaccgaccgatttgaccggtttaccggccggtttgaccggtttgatcggtgggccttcatgggccggcccattttttttctttttcttttttgatttaactttaaattctcacaaactatactaaatgaatgaatttttgagaaaatttgacaccattaaattcatcacaccttgaagtatttttagaaatttttttggaaattttttattttttgaattcaaatttaaaatttgaattttggccggttgggtaccggccggaaccggaaccggaccggaccggtttgaccggtaaccggtcaaaccggaccggttcccaccggttaggttaaccttgaTTGGGCTTGCCGCCTTACCTTCGCCGTAAGAATTTCTCGTGTATAAGGTCATCGACCACCTGCGAACCGTCGCGGATTTTTCACCGCGAACACCATCGACGTCGACGTCACCGCCGTAGACAGATGGCGACAGTGGCCATGGACCACGGTGGTCATCCGGACAAGGACTACGGTGGCAGCAACATCTTTCAGGGGTTCCCTTGCTACCGGGCCATCATGGACGACGAGCTGCCCGGCGGCGCTCAGAgcctcggcggtggcggccatggcgggcatTGGGTCGCTGTGGGCAGGTGCGCTCCGGCCTCACGTGACGTCGGCTCGTCAGCCGGAAAAGCAAAGAGATGGCCGTGCtggtctttcaaaaaaaagatggcCGTGCTGCCGCCGTCCGGTTAAACGACTAGCAGATGGGGACAAAGATTCCCTGTGCGTTTTGGGGGTGAGGGGTGGGGGAGGGCTGGAGTTAGTGCAAGACAGCATGGGCAGAAACCGTCAGCTTTGGCCGTCAGCTTCGGCACGCGAGCCGCGAGTCGGTCCTCGACAGCCtcaccggagccggagcctgCTGTCCAACTCGTGGAGCCAGCCAATCAAGCTCGCAAGTCGCAAGACTTGAGTCGGTCGGGCGGATCGCCTGCGGCCCCAGTAGTTGGTGACCCCTGGCGGTCCCGACCGCCGTGACTTATCCTGTGCTGGGGCCTGGGGCAGAGCACGGCAACGACGTGCTAGAACGCGAACCTGCACAGTCCCGACCACCGTGACTTATCCTGTGCTGGGGCCTGGGGCAGAGCACGGCAACGACGTGCTAGAACGCGAACCTGCACGGTCCCGACCACCGTGACTTATCCTGTGCTGGGGCCTGGGGCAGAGCACGGCAACGACGTGCTAGAACGCGAACCTGCACCGGTCTGGCGGTCTCGTCCCGTGTCTTGCCCATCACCTGCGCAAACACGTCCGCTTGCGGTCCCAGGGCAATGTCAATGTGGCACGCAAAATTCATCCTAGAGCTACTATGCCCCGGCACTGGTTCTCAGCAGCGATGGGTGGACGGACGGATGGGACGGGGTGACCGTGGTGGCAGGCAGGCACCATGTACTATACATTACCAGAGAGTGGCAGTATGGTCAATTGGTCAGTGAGCCTGAAGCGGCTGGCTCTGGCTCTGACTCGTGGCGGGGGGGCTCCGCGAGAGACCCAAGGATTTGTCAAGCCGCCGCGGTCGTGGACTAAAGGGGcgcgttttttttttaaaaaaaaagagaaagcggCGTCCTTTTGCAGGCACTTTCCTCTCGCTCTCAGAATCTTTTTTTGTTTCCATTTACGTGCAGGGAGGTGATGTGGGGAATCTCACACCAAGGCTGTCCGTGTGTATTGATGAATGATGATCCGTA contains:
- the LOC120708160 gene encoding uncharacterized protein LOC120708160: MSQAGGEPSGNGNIFAGSVTLDIGIGPIIRQAGDGQLVSGAGGEEALRGGLGEAARGGRRDARPALHPGHGGAGAQGDTANHGGGEAIGGHGVHGHGNVFMDGGGRVTITMGPLERIAAARQGGGHAQRGGRREVRRGVQHLHGDAGPVRGQARGVHPFHGDGGPRAGHLVPHRAAPAVAAVADRERMDAKLQSMIRPVVGCLVVAIVGFLGACITLAPSNGFKTASIVLLVTFACVAPICLLMIFAHHDSPSTGRDFSAALFISFFLWLFVSIGMFMESSLLHLHKAVPSCLIPLLTSVVLCYWGRNFTHPTCLSNLMRCCSVVEPPPRQEEEKVEEEEELPEREDEEREHAEGERHPDDDDHQDEHSEAAGYDHQGEGDHHDHEGL